A part of Desulfobacter sp. genomic DNA contains:
- a CDS encoding cytochrome c3 family protein: protein MSSPNAPGTALKIIIVLLAVGGIAYAAFPMAGPGEPVRLVYKGSAGGVVFTHAVHASEDGYVQDCLSCHHNIEDDDVYQCRQCHGDDGDPDLPGITDALHTQCIRCHEDVGAGPVDCAGCHRTK from the coding sequence ATGTCTTCACCAAACGCGCCGGGTACGGCGTTAAAAATAATTATTGTGCTGCTTGCCGTGGGCGGAATCGCCTATGCGGCTTTTCCCATGGCCGGGCCCGGGGAGCCGGTCCGGCTGGTATATAAGGGCAGCGCCGGTGGCGTGGTCTTTACCCACGCTGTTCACGCATCGGAAGATGGCTATGTCCAGGACTGCCTGAGCTGCCATCATAATATCGAAGATGATGATGTTTACCAATGCCGCCAATGCCACGGAGACGATGGCGACCCGGATCTTCCCGGCATCACCGATGCCCTGCATACCCAGTGTATCCGCTGCCATGAAGATGTGGGCGCCGGCCCCGTGGATTGTGCCGGATGCCATCGCACAAAATAA
- a CDS encoding 4Fe-4S dicluster domain-containing protein, with translation MINNLFFGYAALRLNYTGLEDNRPEPVALSLPGEVSLLAGCTPDQALLVAKKKTLLKKGEDVRTGQRLRLFETEDVFLLSTVTGTVSGVGLYTGPLGRKLVRVNIVPGKEEVTDDGLFDTDNLDPASAHKFISQLPGRMRLLPLQGDLPPINELVVCAGEKDISVVSNQYALKHDGRRVADGIELLKRVSGVKKVTLAVPGDLAPCAGGMGARVLSLSRQYPAASPRLIAKEILGRAVPAAKPLAREGLAFISTETAAALGRIAQREAGVFDKTLSLVLKNGTSILVKVRIGTPISHILSLFNQSLVEGDYLIGGGPLTGVAIHDPDYTISPYMDGILVCAGEDILENGDYGCINCGKCVRVCPARVPVNLLVRHLTRGDYLKASDHFNLDSCLECGLCTYACVSKIPILQRIKLGKMKLRAMKQEVIDGGRAQ, from the coding sequence ATGATCAATAATCTGTTTTTTGGATACGCTGCCCTCCGGCTGAACTATACCGGGCTGGAAGATAACCGCCCCGAACCGGTGGCGCTTTCTCTTCCCGGCGAGGTGAGCCTGCTGGCCGGGTGCACCCCGGACCAGGCCCTGCTTGTGGCAAAAAAGAAAACCCTTCTCAAAAAAGGGGAGGACGTCAGAACCGGCCAGCGCCTCCGGCTCTTTGAAACCGAGGATGTGTTTTTGCTCTCCACGGTCACCGGTACCGTATCCGGGGTTGGCCTTTATACCGGCCCCCTGGGACGGAAGCTGGTCCGGGTAAATATCGTTCCCGGGAAAGAGGAGGTCACGGACGATGGCCTCTTTGACACGGACAACCTGGATCCCGCCTCGGCCCATAAGTTTATCTCCCAGCTGCCCGGCCGGATGCGTCTGCTTCCCCTCCAGGGGGACCTGCCCCCCATCAACGAACTGGTGGTCTGCGCCGGGGAAAAGGACATCTCCGTTGTTTCAAACCAATACGCCCTCAAGCACGACGGCCGGCGGGTGGCCGATGGGATTGAGCTGTTGAAACGCGTCTCCGGGGTGAAAAAGGTGACCCTGGCCGTTCCCGGGGACCTGGCCCCCTGCGCAGGGGGCATGGGCGCACGGGTACTCAGCCTTTCCCGGCAGTATCCCGCGGCATCCCCCCGGCTCATTGCAAAAGAAATTCTGGGCCGGGCCGTTCCGGCAGCCAAACCACTGGCCCGGGAGGGGCTGGCCTTTATTTCCACGGAAACGGCCGCTGCCCTGGGGCGGATTGCCCAAAGAGAGGCCGGGGTATTTGACAAGACCCTCAGCCTGGTCCTGAAGAACGGCACCAGCATCCTTGTGAAAGTCCGCATCGGCACCCCCATCAGTCATATTCTTTCCCTGTTCAACCAAAGCCTGGTGGAGGGGGATTACCTCATTGGCGGTGGGCCGCTTACCGGGGTGGCCATCCATGACCCCGACTACACCATCTCCCCCTATATGGACGGCATCCTGGTCTGCGCCGGGGAGGATATCCTTGAAAACGGCGATTACGGCTGCATCAACTGCGGCAAATGCGTGCGGGTCTGCCCGGCCCGGGTGCCTGTCAACCTCTTGGTCCGCCATCTGACCCGGGGAGACTATCTCAAAGCAAGCGATCATTTTAATTTGGATTCCTGTCTGGAGTGCGGGCTCTGCACCTATGCCTGCGTTTCCAAGATCCCCATTCTCCAGCGCATCAAGCTGGGGAAAATGAAGCTGAGGGCCATGAAACAGGAAGTGATTGACGGAGGGAGAGCCCAATGA
- a CDS encoding RnfABCDGE type electron transport complex subunit D encodes MTRLRITHAPFYRSACTIPQRSLWILGAALLSLVPGILFYGMPAFAVAAVSVGSAMAWEHLFSRLTGRRNTVTDYNAALIGLLLAMMLPAGAPWWLVITGTFVAVVLGKMIFGGMGGNPFCPAALGVAVLLVSWGDYLDFDLAYRQMAENFEMMEPLGLVKYFGAAMAENYHISDLLMGRQAGGMGTVCGAGLLAGGILLMARGIIHWAISLSFLAGVAVTALCFQWAAPQTYAGPIFHLLTGYTLFGAFFLATEDSSSPVNTAAMILYGLGGGVLTVLIRNRGLYVDGVIFAVLIMNLASPLLDRIRPKALGAQEVK; translated from the coding sequence ATGACAAGATTACGCATCACCCACGCCCCTTTTTACCGCAGCGCCTGCACCATTCCCCAGCGAAGCCTGTGGATCCTGGGCGCCGCCCTTTTGTCCCTGGTTCCCGGGATCCTCTTCTACGGCATGCCGGCCTTTGCCGTGGCCGCCGTTTCCGTGGGATCGGCCATGGCCTGGGAGCATTTGTTCAGCCGCCTGACCGGCCGCCGGAACACGGTGACCGACTATAACGCCGCCCTCATCGGGCTGCTCCTGGCCATGATGCTGCCGGCCGGCGCGCCCTGGTGGCTGGTCATCACGGGCACCTTTGTGGCGGTGGTCCTGGGAAAGATGATTTTCGGCGGCATGGGGGGAAACCCCTTCTGTCCCGCAGCCCTGGGAGTTGCCGTCCTTCTGGTTTCCTGGGGGGATTATTTGGACTTCGACCTGGCCTACCGGCAGATGGCCGAAAATTTTGAAATGATGGAGCCCCTGGGGCTGGTGAAGTATTTCGGCGCGGCCATGGCCGAAAACTATCATATTTCCGATCTTTTGATGGGCCGGCAGGCCGGCGGCATGGGCACGGTCTGCGGGGCCGGCCTTCTGGCCGGCGGCATCCTGCTCATGGCCAGGGGGATCATCCACTGGGCAATCAGCCTCTCTTTTCTGGCAGGGGTGGCCGTGACCGCCCTCTGCTTCCAGTGGGCCGCCCCACAAACCTATGCCGGTCCCATCTTTCATCTGCTCACCGGGTATACCCTGTTCGGCGCCTTTTTTCTGGCCACCGAGGATTCTTCATCCCCGGTGAACACAGCGGCCATGATCCTCTACGGACTTGGCGGCGGGGTGCTCACCGTATTGATCCGCAACAGGGGGCTGTATGTGGACGGGGTTATCTTTGCGGTGCTCATCATGAACCTGGCAAGCCCCCTGCTTGACCGTATCCGGCCCAAAGCCCTGGGCGCACAGGAAGTAAAATGA
- a CDS encoding FMN-binding protein, translated as MKNIIHMVGVLALLAGSAAGILAGMRVATMDKIEYQQLKFQKEPVVRRIMEGSSLDPMENRFKLDYGDQKLTVFPGVIDGEPVAAFETFGKGYSGDVGVMVGVSLSDGKIIGMGVTTHSETPGIGSKAKESPDFVDRFKGKKLVKAFRVRADGGEVDGISGATITSRGVCMAAGEAGKIYGALGDKLAAAAGDAKENNHE; from the coding sequence ATGAAAAATATCATTCATATGGTTGGGGTCCTGGCCCTGCTGGCCGGTTCCGCTGCGGGAATCCTGGCGGGCATGCGGGTGGCGACCATGGACAAAATTGAATATCAGCAGCTCAAGTTCCAGAAGGAACCCGTGGTGAGGCGGATCATGGAAGGATCTTCCCTGGACCCCATGGAGAACCGTTTCAAGCTGGATTACGGGGATCAAAAGCTCACGGTATTTCCCGGCGTTATAGACGGTGAACCCGTGGCCGCCTTTGAGACCTTCGGGAAAGGATACTCCGGCGATGTCGGGGTAATGGTGGGGGTTTCCCTGTCCGATGGCAAAATCATCGGCATGGGGGTGACCACCCACAGCGAAACCCCGGGGATCGGCTCAAAGGCCAAGGAATCCCCGGATTTTGTGGACCGGTTTAAAGGGAAAAAACTGGTGAAAGCGTTCAGGGTCAGGGCCGACGGGGGCGAGGTGGACGGGATTTCCGGTGCCACCATCACCTCCCGCGGCGTGTGCATGGCCGCCGGCGAGGCCGGAAAAATCTACGGCGCACTGGGGGATAAACTTGCCGCTGCCGCCGGGGATGCAAAGGAGAATAACCATGAGTAA
- a CDS encoding electron transport complex subunit E, with the protein MSKSIVREFTKGLWQELPPFRLVLGLCPVLAVTMSVENGIGMGLATTFVLAGSNMLVSLLRNLIPAKIRIACFIIIIATFVTMVEFIMQAYVYSLYLKLGIFIPLIVVNCVVLGRAEAFASKNAVLPSLADGLGMGLGFTLSLSLIGTFREVLGNGTFLGHPVFGDGFVPFEIMVKAPGAFVTLGLLLAVMNLVPAKKGS; encoded by the coding sequence ATGAGTAAGTCCATTGTCAGAGAATTCACCAAGGGGCTCTGGCAGGAGCTGCCCCCCTTCCGCCTGGTGCTGGGGCTCTGCCCCGTTCTGGCGGTAACCATGAGCGTGGAAAACGGCATCGGCATGGGCCTGGCCACCACCTTTGTGCTGGCCGGTTCCAACATGCTGGTATCCCTTTTACGGAACCTTATCCCGGCCAAGATCAGGATCGCCTGTTTTATCATCATCATCGCCACCTTCGTGACCATGGTGGAATTCATCATGCAGGCCTATGTCTATTCCCTCTACCTGAAGCTGGGGATATTCATTCCCCTGATCGTGGTGAACTGCGTGGTGCTGGGGCGGGCCGAGGCCTTTGCCAGCAAGAATGCCGTTCTGCCCTCCCTTGCTGACGGCCTGGGGATGGGGCTGGGGTTCACCCTTTCCCTCTCCCTCATCGGCACCTTCCGCGAGGTGCTGGGGAACGGCACCTTTCTGGGCCACCCGGTCTTCGGAGATGGGTTTGTGCCCTTTGAAATCATGGTCAAGGCCCCCGGCGCCTTTGTTACCCTTGGGCTGCTTCTGGCTGTGATGAACCTTGTGCCTGCCAAGAAAGGAAGCTAA
- a CDS encoding RnfABCDGE type electron transport complex subunit A: protein MENYIAMAIGAIFVNNILLAQGLGSCPYLGTSKSMDTAMGMSMAVIFVLVMAGAATWIADHFLLKPYDIEFLRTLVFILIIASLVQFVEMFMKKSVPALYEGLGIFLPLITTNCAVMGACLMNINEEYGFVTALVNALLLGAGFGLALILFAGVRERILLNDVPEAIKDTAIGLVTAGFISLAFFGFQGLG, encoded by the coding sequence ATGGAAAACTATATTGCCATGGCCATCGGTGCCATTTTTGTCAATAACATCCTCCTGGCCCAGGGGCTGGGTTCATGCCCCTATCTGGGCACCTCCAAGTCCATGGATACGGCCATGGGCATGTCCATGGCCGTTATTTTCGTGCTGGTCATGGCCGGGGCCGCCACCTGGATCGCCGACCATTTTCTGCTCAAACCCTATGATATTGAATTCCTGCGGACCCTGGTCTTCATCCTCATTATCGCTTCATTGGTGCAGTTTGTGGAGATGTTCATGAAAAAGAGCGTCCCCGCCCTCTACGAGGGACTGGGGATTTTCCTGCCCCTGATCACCACCAATTGCGCGGTCATGGGGGCCTGCCTCATGAACATCAACGAGGAATACGGATTTGTCACCGCCCTGGTGAATGCCCTTCTTTTGGGGGCGGGGTTCGGCCTGGCCCTGATCCTGTTTGCCGGGGTCCGGGAGCGGATCCTTTTAAACGATGTGCCCGAGGCCATTAAGGATACGGCCATCGGCCTTGTGACCGCAGGGTTTATCTCCCTGGCCTTTTTCGGGTTCCAGGGGCTGGGGTAG
- a CDS encoding long-chain fatty acid--CoA ligase: protein MTNLGKILIESMDRHSGRTALRYKKETEWQSMTYSRLKAHVHTLAAAMVNAGIRPGDRVGIYSANRYEWAVTDFACILAGAVSVPIYSTNTREQSAFIVKDAGIGLVFTGNRFQYDNMAALSGGGLKIVTYEREDSAPEDPRRIYFYDFMETGLSRELREEVTARHAGLTAGQTLTIIYTSGTTGNPKGVMLSHANALHQFKALEAHFTVTSKDVSLCFLPLSHVYERLWSYFLYSKGALNTYLEDPKKVIETLKEVRPTAMVSVPRLYEKIYAAVRNSQENASPLKKALFDAAVAAGWQYHTKKQEGSPVSLLLSLKFRILDRLVLSKVRDAVGGPKNFFSAGGAPLEKSIEEFFFACGLLICQGYGMTETAPMITFNAPGAFKFGTVGKPVPGCEVRLGDQGEILVKGGQVMQGYYNNPEKTAETIVNGWLKTGDIGEFDEEGYLRITDRIKELIITSGGKNIAPQHIETHVGKDYFIEQIVAVGDRQKFISALVVPAMDALETWAKKQKIKWNSIEELISLPEVLDFYRKRIDLNSGELARFETIKKFILLPRPFTVEQGEITPTLKFRRKVISQKYFDLIEAMYTRATA from the coding sequence ATGACAAACCTGGGGAAAATACTGATTGAATCCATGGACCGGCACAGCGGCCGCACCGCACTGCGGTACAAAAAAGAAACTGAGTGGCAGTCCATGACCTACAGCCGGCTTAAGGCCCACGTCCACACCCTGGCCGCAGCCATGGTCAACGCCGGCATCCGGCCCGGGGACCGGGTGGGCATTTATTCGGCCAACCGGTACGAATGGGCCGTGACCGATTTTGCCTGCATCCTGGCCGGGGCGGTTTCAGTCCCCATATACAGCACCAACACCCGGGAACAATCCGCCTTCATCGTTAAGGATGCCGGCATCGGCCTGGTCTTTACGGGCAATCGATTCCAATATGACAATATGGCGGCCCTTTCCGGGGGCGGCCTGAAAATCGTCACCTATGAACGGGAGGATTCAGCCCCTGAAGATCCCCGGCGCATCTATTTTTACGATTTCATGGAAACCGGCCTCAGCCGGGAACTGAGGGAGGAGGTTACGGCCCGGCACGCCGGCCTGACCGCCGGTCAGACCCTGACCATTATCTACACCTCCGGCACCACCGGAAACCCCAAGGGGGTAATGCTCAGCCATGCCAACGCCCTGCACCAGTTCAAGGCGCTGGAAGCACATTTTACCGTCACCAGCAAAGATGTCTCTTTATGCTTTCTCCCCCTAAGCCATGTATACGAACGGCTGTGGTCCTATTTTCTCTATTCAAAAGGGGCGTTGAACACCTATCTTGAAGACCCCAAAAAGGTGATTGAGACCCTGAAAGAGGTCCGGCCCACGGCCATGGTATCGGTGCCCAGGCTATATGAAAAGATCTATGCCGCCGTACGAAACAGCCAGGAAAACGCCTCCCCCCTCAAAAAGGCCCTGTTCGATGCCGCCGTTGCCGCCGGCTGGCAATACCACACCAAAAAACAGGAAGGCAGCCCCGTATCCTTGCTTCTCTCACTGAAATTCAGGATTCTGGACCGGCTGGTCCTGTCCAAGGTCAGGGATGCGGTGGGCGGCCCCAAAAACTTTTTCTCCGCCGGGGGCGCCCCCCTGGAAAAGAGTATAGAAGAATTTTTCTTTGCCTGCGGCCTGCTCATCTGCCAGGGATACGGCATGACGGAAACCGCTCCCATGATCACCTTCAACGCCCCCGGGGCATTTAAATTCGGCACCGTTGGCAAACCCGTGCCCGGCTGCGAAGTCAGGCTGGGCGACCAGGGGGAAATCCTGGTGAAAGGCGGCCAGGTCATGCAGGGCTATTACAACAACCCGGAAAAAACCGCAGAAACCATTGTGAACGGCTGGCTGAAGACCGGGGATATCGGGGAATTCGACGAAGAAGGCTATCTGCGCATCACCGACCGGATCAAGGAGCTGATTATTACCTCCGGCGGTAAAAACATCGCCCCCCAGCACATTGAAACCCATGTGGGCAAGGATTATTTCATTGAACAGATCGTGGCCGTGGGGGACCGTCAAAAATTCATCTCCGCCCTGGTGGTCCCGGCCATGGACGCCCTGGAAACCTGGGCAAAAAAACAAAAGATCAAATGGAACTCCATTGAAGAGCTGATCTCCCTGCCCGAGGTCCTGGACTTTTACAGAAAGCGCATCGACCTCAACTCAGGGGAACTGGCCCGGTTTGAGACCATTAAGAAATTTATTCTCCTGCCAAGGCCTTTTACCGTGGAACAGGGCGAAATCACCCCCACCCTGAAATTCAGGCGGAAGGTGATTTCACAAAAATACTTTGACCTGATTGAAGCCATGTATACCCGGGCCACGGCTTAG
- a CDS encoding ABC transporter substrate-binding protein, which translates to MRYRLLIGLILAAVFAAPVFAGHDILVTSTAVDAQEGPDAQILRAVAHRLNLEIFFQNAPFKRRLIMMENGDLDLICGLLKRPDREAYIRYIQPAYKTRSDTVFFVSKKRYVTIRSYADLRRLKIGTVIGANYFPRFDNDATLNKDPVHQHSINFRKLALGRIDTLIANEAAGIDFMHKLKISDRLVMADYRFNREKRVYFGLSKKSRFMADITALESVIREMVDSGKIRQIISNYYIRRGLPVPFF; encoded by the coding sequence ATGAGGTATCGGCTCCTCATAGGCCTCATTCTGGCGGCAGTTTTTGCAGCACCGGTATTTGCAGGCCATGATATCCTTGTCACCTCAACGGCCGTTGACGCCCAAGAAGGGCCCGACGCCCAAATTCTCAGGGCCGTGGCCCACCGGCTGAATCTTGAAATTTTTTTCCAGAACGCCCCTTTTAAGCGCCGCCTCATCATGATGGAAAACGGGGACCTGGACCTGATCTGCGGCCTGTTGAAACGGCCGGATCGGGAAGCCTATATCCGGTATATCCAGCCGGCCTATAAGACAAGATCCGATACCGTATTTTTTGTGTCAAAAAAACGGTACGTCACCATCCGGTCCTACGCGGATCTTAGGCGCCTGAAGATCGGAACGGTGATCGGGGCAAACTATTTTCCCCGGTTCGACAATGACGCAACCCTGAACAAGGACCCGGTCCACCAGCATTCCATCAACTTCAGGAAACTGGCCCTGGGGCGCATCGACACCCTGATCGCCAACGAAGCAGCCGGCATCGACTTCATGCACAAATTAAAGATCTCGGACCGGCTGGTAATGGCGGACTACCGGTTCAACCGGGAAAAGAGGGTTTACTTCGGCCTTTCAAAAAAATCCAGGTTCATGGCGGACATCACCGCCCTGGAATCGGTGATCCGGGAGATGGTGGATTCCGGAAAAATCAGGCAGATCATCAGCAATTATTACATCCGCCGCGGCCTGCCTGTACCTTTTTTTTAA
- a CDS encoding sodium:alanine symporter family protein produces the protein MDNFTQILNSINALVWGPPLLILLVGTGIYLTAGLRVIQIAKLPLALKYLFAGRKETDHEGDVSSFAALCTALSATIGTGNIVGVATAVTAGGPGAIFWMWTAAFFGMATKYAEGLLAVKYRVTDANGQMSGGPMYYIERGLNNRLLAKMFALFGIGVAFFGIGTFAQVNAIKDAAFLAFSIPAPVVAVVLTVMVALVTLGGIKSIARVASKLVPAMALFFVGGSLVILVLNAAQVPAAIALIIESAFCPSAAFGGAAGVSMIMVMRSGIARGVFSNESGLGSAPIAAAAAKTDSCVRQGLIAMTGTFFDSIVICSLTGLVLVMTGAWNAPDLAGAALTNAAFVRGMGSGMGAYVVTIGLIFFAFTTILGWNYYGERCTEYLFGVKGIKPYKFIYIALVASGAFIKLELIWILADIVNGLMAVPNLIGLIGLSPVVFAETRKFFQKLNLKELEQNTGLQKGIRA, from the coding sequence ATGGACAATTTTACTCAAATTTTAAATTCCATTAACGCATTGGTTTGGGGGCCGCCCCTGCTGATCCTTTTGGTGGGAACCGGCATCTACCTCACCGCCGGCCTCAGGGTGATTCAGATCGCCAAGCTTCCCCTGGCCCTGAAATACCTTTTCGCCGGCCGGAAGGAGACGGACCATGAGGGAGACGTCTCCAGTTTTGCCGCCCTTTGCACGGCCCTGAGCGCCACCATCGGCACCGGAAATATCGTAGGGGTGGCCACCGCAGTGACCGCCGGCGGCCCGGGGGCCATCTTCTGGATGTGGACGGCGGCCTTTTTCGGCATGGCCACCAAGTATGCCGAGGGGCTGCTGGCCGTCAAATACCGGGTGACCGATGCCAACGGCCAGATGTCCGGCGGGCCCATGTACTATATTGAGCGGGGGCTGAACAACAGGCTGCTGGCCAAAATGTTCGCCCTCTTCGGCATCGGGGTGGCCTTTTTCGGCATCGGGACCTTTGCCCAGGTCAACGCCATCAAGGATGCGGCATTTCTGGCCTTTTCCATTCCGGCCCCGGTTGTGGCCGTGGTATTGACGGTGATGGTGGCCCTGGTCACCCTGGGCGGCATCAAGAGCATCGCCCGGGTCGCCTCAAAACTGGTGCCGGCCATGGCCCTGTTTTTCGTGGGCGGATCATTGGTTATCCTTGTTTTGAATGCCGCCCAGGTGCCGGCGGCCATTGCCCTGATCATTGAAAGCGCATTCTGCCCATCCGCCGCCTTTGGCGGGGCGGCAGGGGTGTCCATGATCATGGTCATGCGCAGCGGCATCGCCCGGGGGGTCTTTTCCAATGAATCCGGCCTGGGCAGCGCCCCCATTGCAGCGGCAGCGGCCAAGACCGATTCCTGCGTCCGCCAGGGCCTCATTGCCATGACCGGCACCTTTTTCGATTCCATTGTCATCTGTTCCCTCACCGGCCTTGTCCTGGTCATGACCGGGGCCTGGAACGCCCCTGACCTGGCCGGCGCCGCCCTGACCAATGCCGCCTTTGTCCGGGGAATGGGCAGCGGCATGGGGGCTTACGTGGTCACCATCGGCCTGATTTTTTTCGCCTTTACCACCATCCTGGGCTGGAACTACTACGGCGAACGGTGCACGGAGTACCTCTTCGGGGTGAAGGGGATCAAACCCTATAAGTTCATCTACATCGCCCTTGTGGCCTCCGGCGCCTTTATCAAGCTGGAACTGATCTGGATCCTGGCCGATATCGTCAACGGCCTCATGGCCGTGCCCAACCTCATCGGCCTCATCGGACTGAGTCCCGTGGTCTTTGCCGAGACCCGTAAATTTTTCCAGAAACTGAACCTCAAAGAATTGGAACAAAACACCGGTTTACAAAAAGGGATCAGGGCATAA
- a CDS encoding CBS domain-containing protein → MELYAKDIMVTDFDTVNQNDTVETAIKMIFCGKIRSTGDKTTSLMVVDDANRFVGIITMFDILYYTRPGFLNYGVDGKDVSWGGLVQMCKNELVKKKIRNVMSLEIVGAFPDEHLMIILDRMVKNKYHRLPVLENDRLIGVVYIVDIYFHLFARKGLINQGRLTAVPCPGTPPGFYNHDGPR, encoded by the coding sequence ATCGAGTTATACGCAAAAGATATTATGGTTACGGATTTTGATACGGTGAATCAAAATGATACGGTGGAGACCGCCATTAAAATGATTTTCTGTGGAAAAATCAGAAGTACCGGGGATAAGACCACAAGCCTGATGGTTGTAGATGATGCCAACCGTTTTGTCGGTATCATCACCATGTTTGACATTCTTTATTATACGCGCCCCGGGTTCCTCAACTATGGCGTTGATGGAAAGGATGTTTCCTGGGGTGGGCTCGTACAGATGTGTAAAAATGAATTGGTTAAGAAAAAAATTCGAAATGTTATGAGCCTGGAAATCGTCGGCGCTTTTCCGGACGAACACCTGATGATCATTCTGGACCGCATGGTCAAGAATAAATACCACAGGCTGCCCGTATTGGAAAACGATCGGCTCATAGGCGTTGTCTATATTGTGGACATCTACTTTCACCTCTTTGCCAGAAAAGGATTGATAAACCAGGGCCGGTTGACCGCTGTTCCATGCCCGGGAACCCCACCGGGATTCTACAACCACGATGGCCCCCGGTAA
- a CDS encoding DNA photolyase translates to MSLNKLEQIKMYGRLPLDRQEWLSDAADAHGFSFQQLRLLVDFSLDMACWEAGGLEQFYRPEAVENIKGKQAAAKIFQQLKDGYEHLKNSRKTYPAGKQVRFEVEERKFPSAQMVETELKGAVMGKCPVASEKTRCCNLNTLDAVQQCGFDCSYCSIQSFYHGNQVRFIRDLAGHLKGLELHKDTPMHIGTGQSSDSLMWGNRFGLLDNLTRFAEDHPKVVLEMKSKSGRIDYFLENPPPFNMVFTWSLNTPEVIAAEEKGTASLDRRLEAARKMADMGAPVGFHFHPMVWYQGWESAYLSVVSRLADTFSPDEVVMVSIGTLTFIKPVIKRIRERMARTSILRMPMAECAGKVSYPFEIKKDLFSTLYRGFPQEWRESVFFYMCMEDVDLWKPVFGRVYDSNEAFEQDMLQSYLKKIQAIRRRC, encoded by the coding sequence ATGTCATTGAATAAACTTGAACAGATTAAGATGTACGGCCGCCTGCCCCTGGACCGCCAGGAATGGCTGTCAGACGCGGCGGATGCCCATGGGTTTTCCTTTCAGCAGCTCCGGCTCCTGGTTGATTTCAGCCTGGACATGGCCTGCTGGGAGGCCGGGGGGCTTGAGCAGTTTTATCGGCCTGAAGCTGTTGAAAATATCAAAGGAAAGCAGGCTGCCGCAAAAATATTCCAGCAGCTCAAGGACGGGTACGAGCATCTGAAAAACAGCCGGAAAACCTATCCGGCAGGGAAGCAGGTCCGGTTTGAGGTCGAGGAAAGAAAATTTCCCAGCGCCCAGATGGTGGAAACCGAGCTCAAAGGCGCTGTCATGGGTAAATGCCCGGTGGCCTCGGAAAAGACCCGGTGCTGCAACCTCAACACCCTTGATGCGGTTCAGCAGTGCGGATTTGACTGCAGTTATTGTTCCATCCAGTCCTTTTACCACGGCAACCAGGTGAGGTTCATCCGGGACCTGGCCGGGCATCTTAAGGGGCTGGAACTCCATAAAGATACCCCCATGCACATTGGGACCGGCCAGTCTTCGGATTCCCTGATGTGGGGAAACCGGTTCGGCCTTCTGGACAATTTGACCCGGTTTGCCGAGGATCATCCCAAGGTGGTGCTGGAGATGAAGTCCAAGAGCGGGCGGATCGATTATTTCCTTGAGAATCCCCCGCCCTTTAATATGGTGTTTACCTGGTCGTTGAACACCCCGGAGGTGATAGCGGCCGAGGAAAAGGGGACCGCATCCCTGGACCGGCGTCTTGAGGCCGCCCGGAAGATGGCGGACATGGGCGCCCCGGTCGGGTTCCATTTCCATCCCATGGTCTGGTACCAGGGATGGGAATCGGCGTATCTGTCCGTGGTTTCCCGGCTGGCGGACACCTTTTCCCCGGATGAGGTGGTCATGGTCTCCATCGGGACCCTGACCTTTATCAAGCCGGTGATCAAACGGATCAGGGAGCGGATGGCCAGAACCTCCATTCTCAGGATGCCCATGGCCGAATGTGCGGGCAAGGTCAGCTATCCCTTTGAGATCAAAAAAGACCTGTTTTCCACCCTTTACCGCGGGTTCCCCCAGGAATGGCGGGAATCGGTTTTTTTCTATATGTGCATGGAGGACGTTGACCTGTGGAAACCGGTTTTTGGCAGGGTCTATGATTCCAACGAGGCCTTTGAGCAGGACATGCTCCAGTCCTATCTGAAAAAAATCCAGGCCATCCGCCGGCGCTGCTGA